The sequence CACCTTCTAGGTTCACAAGGGAATTATGCCTAAACAAACCAAGCCTGGGAGCTTAGCACGCCTTCTCTTACCTCCTGAGACCAACCATCATTTACGTCACAGCTTCGTTGCTATAGGCAACCCTCAGCAGTTGGGCAGTGGTCCTGAGAGGGAAGGAGAAAAGCAGGGACTAAGGAAGAAAACATTCTGCTAGAGAAATGCAGCTTGTTACAGCATCTGAAAAAAGGGGGCTAATGAGTACAACAGAGGGGCTGTGCCAGTTCTAAAATAGGCATTTAGCAGCTACTCGTCACTGAAATTACAGCCAATAGCAGGACAAAAAGGGTGCTTTTGGCTTTCTGACGCTGCATCCAGCATCCTTTATTAATGAATGAATTGTGAGAGCTGCTCAGATTCCAGAAGGCTCCGGTGTACCGTAACTGATACAGACAACGAAAGAAGGCAACGTGTATCCAGACGTactgtgcttttttatttctctttgctAAGTAAAACAATTCAGTTGCTAAAATGAAAGGGCACTTTCCTGACTCTTCTAACTCTGAGGGCCCAGGTCTGAAGAGTAAAGCACCATCGCGACGATCCATTTCTCTTGGAGATTTCCAAAGACTGGGAGCTAACTCAAGGTCGGACTCTGCTACAGCAGGAGCTTCCACAGCACCCTCATCCAAACTGGTTACCCCCAGCTCCAGTATGGAATTTGAAGCTGCACGCCGGAGATTGCTAGAGGTGGAAGAGAGACAACGGGTGATTTTAGAAATGGAGAGCCGGCTGCAGGAGCTCCATGATATCTTTGTGCAATCTGAACAGGAGGTTGTGGAGCATGGGGAGCTTGTGGCTCGTATCACTGGGGCAGCTCAGCAAGGAGAGCTTTATATTGCAGAAAACAGCCAGAActtgaagaaaaaactgaaatttaagaAGCATCGGCCAACAATTATCTTTGCCTCCATGTTGGGACTCCGAACCTGTTTACCATGGCCTATGAAACTAAAATAACCAAACGGACTATGGCCTCAtttttatggagcacatgcaccTTGCTCTGGTTAATTTGAGAACACTTTGGCTTATCATTTTAAGCTGCTAAAAATGGGACTCACAGGTCCAGGTCAGTACCTTCAAGGATGGCGTACCATATACCTTTTCTGATGATGCCTTGATGTGTAGGACTTTACAGATCTAAAGTTAATTTCTCTGTTTAGGAAGAGAATTTCTAGCCTTCAATTGAAAGTTTTTGCAAAATGCAGAATAACTTAACTAAGTGCTGCAGGTTCTACTATGCTGCTGTATTGTGTCATCTGAGACATGAATTCACTTCAGAATGAGATCAGCACTGAAGATTGTACATCTGTCATTAATATGATGTCTAATCTTTATTATACTCAGGTCTATCCAGCCACTCTTATGATTGCTATGTATCTATTTTTTCTGCTAGTTGTTACTGGAGCAACAAGTAGCTTTTTTTCCTATACTAAAACTGTACCCTTAatgtttcaaattgattttattcatttttgaaaatagcAGTCTACTGGAACAACAATATTCTGAATAGCACTAAATTCCAGTCCTagcctttatactgtatattaatggaTGAACAGCATGAGTGTGTCAACCTGAAAGATTTCATTTGTGGCTCGTTCTTAGATGAAGATTCAGGTATGGGTGTTCTAGGGTACAGAAGTTGTATTTTACACTGTTGTTTTGCTGCATTACACCTCTGTTCATGTGAAATCTTCCTATAGTTAAGGTGCTACTGCCTCCTTGAACATAAGCATAATatattcaacaaaacaaaaaacaaagattcaATTTTAAAGTGATAAAGTTTGcttgttaaatgtatattttacatgcACCTCAAAAAGACCACCTTAAAATAATTACATggttaatttttttcaattttgaacaAATGTGTATTGCTGTCCTTCTTCTCGGACAGAAACACTATACTGCTAACAGAAGAGAGTAACATTATGAGGGAGGATGGCACCTgtagtgaagtgaagtgaaagatTTGTGGGGatgcttgatttattttttttatattatgtccattaaaaaatgtttgtttaaaaatctgTCAAAAGTGCTGTTCACATAAATAATTTGCTCAGACTTTGTACATAAggtaaatcatattttcataaattagaatgtcgcaacaaataaatgacaaaatcagCTTGTAAAACATTTTCCAATGTCTGATGTTCTGGGGTTCAGgtgttgcaaaatattttaaccaAACTCACACttttatttcctcagaattctttGGAAAATCTTTaactcataaaattaaaaaaatgaacaatgaaaatgtaaatgctGAAATGTGGAGAATAGGAGAGTTTTGGTTTAAACATTCATTTACAATCAGAATCAAAAAGGCAATTCTTAGAATTATGTGTACCTTAAACAGTGCTAAAAGAAATGAGTGAAACATGAACTGTAAATCTGCTTTCATTACCTCAGAGTCGAACTGTGGGGGAACTATGATTGTATTTAGATAAAAAGATTGCTGGTATGCTTGTTTCAATCTCTGTAAAAACCTCAAAGTATTTAAATATTGTCACCCACTCTGTTGTATTGAGTAAAACACCAGTGCCTTAAAATTATATCCAGTCCTGCATGTAACATGTCTGATGCTTGTCTTTTCAACTATAGGTCATGCTTAAAGCCAGCTTTTGCTACTACAGATGTTCAAGTGTCAGTAATATTCACCAGAGTAATATTTGtcattatttctgtgtgtaaaaGATGAGTCAACTAGAAATGTGAGATGCTGTTAAATCAATTTTTAGTTAAGTGTCTTTAACATTGCAGCACTCACAGAGCATTACATCATTAGATATGGTACAGAAATAAAGAAGACATTGCACAATAATCATATGATATTAACTTAGAAGGAAATGTCAAAAGTGCTGCTTTTTTATTCTTTGCACATTTATTAGCAAATTATTGAAACAAAGTGTTCAGTATATTGACCAAAGAAGTCAGTATGATATAAGGTAGGGCTCgtaatgaatgaaaaacaacacTAATATACCAGCATAACCAAACCTTTCAGTGATGCAGATTGATGTAAAtgcaatgatttatttatttataaagatgcagaaaatgtatatatttcatccatctatctatccatccattttctaacccgctgaatccgaatacagggtcacgggggtctgctggagccaatcccagccaacacagggcacaaggcaggaaacaatcctgggcagggtgccaacccaccacaggacacacacaaacacacccacacacacacacaccaaggccaatttagaatcgccaatccacctaacctgcatgtctttggattgtgggaggaaaccggagcgcccggaggaaacccacgcagacacgggagaacatgcaaactccacgcagggaggaccggagcgaaccgggtctcctaactgcaaggcagcagtgctaccactgcgccaccgtgccgcccctagaTATTTTATATTACTGCATTATATCTTTGGTGTTATTGTACTTTATCCCTTTCTTTTGCTTGGCAGACAATGCTCTGTCAGCCTTGTCTGTTAATGAGCGGGAGGTCATATTACAAGAAACAAATTAGCCCTTAATTCTGATTATGTTAGTAGCAGGTTATAGGTTACAAAAGACTTtggataatttattttaaaatttggtttaagTATAAAGTCTTGATGAGGCCAGACTATAAAGCCCTACTTGCAAGATATCAAAAAAAATTGCAAGCATGAACAAATCTTGGTCACAGTTTAGTTTAGGTATTCGTACCTACTGCATGATAATTAATCTCAAATTTGAGATTAAAGTAATAACTAAAGTGTTAAGTATGCATTGTTCAACCAGGATAGCAGAGTGGCTAAGGACACATGGAACATATTTTAGGTATTCATAATTTACATTCATGGAAATACTGAGTACCCTGTAAGTACCTGGGTGACCACAGTGTGACTATGCATTCTTACCgtgtatttactgtatacccAAACTAACAGTAAGGGTCATTACACACGTAGAGTCCAAAATCCGTAATTACAGTGTCTTTGTATAGTAACTACATTTTGAATTGCCTGTGTACAATAACAGTAGTATAGTTAGATATCACTGTGATGTACTTACCACAGATCCAGAATAGTGATATAAGCAAGTACACTGGGATTAAGGTTAGGTGTCCATAATTACTTTAGCCTTACATAATAATTATTTCATATCAATCCTTTGTTACTACTATGAAATTATGCATTTTCACAAAGTACTTACTGTTAACCCAGGTTAATGCTGTACACATGAACAATTCTTCCGGTCTCTaaaattacagtatacagtactgtcaTAGTAACTTAACTGTATCATTACATTATACAGAGTAAAGTGCACATGGGCCATTCTTCATGTTCCGGTAATGGCAATGTACATACTTAGTAATTATGCTCTCTCAACCCGCTATTTACAGTATAATTGTGTATTAATGTAATGTATATACTTAGTCAGTGGGTCTCAGTTTCACTCCCAGGGGtgccctgtggctgcaggttttcatccaaaccaatttctttctttattttgactCCTGCCTTAATTAGGCAAGCTGTTATTTTCCTGattctgcatttttttgtatcagtCCACACATTACAAACTTTTTATTCTAAATCTTTACTGAATGAAGcaagaatatatgtgtgtaagaTGTGTTAagaattaattcttttttatttttaaagttctgaagaTTCAGCCAGTAATAGTCACACATGTTTGTAATGTTGAAATAGCTGCCTtttagcattcagtgttgtttgcactGCTCTGCTCATCATTAATTGTCGGtatttgaatataattaaaaGAGCCAACTCTTaagaactaaaaagaaaatgaaaaagaaaaaaacagttaataTGGTATCAATGcaaatatttcttaatttcttataCATGCAAGTCTCACAATACTGCACTTTTAAAGATATGAAGAAATGCACACAtgtctttattattaatttaggCTTCATACTACTACACATTTCTGAATTCCAAATAATGGAAGAAATTTCATCAAATTAAACAATGAATCCCATTAGAGGTAAAAATGACTTACAGATTGTACTATTAGTTGGAACGAAAATCTGCAGATGCAGGGGGCACCCAGGACTAAACCTGATAATTATTGGACTAAGTACATATTCACTACCAAGAGtgaagattatttaaaaaataaatactttatctATTAAACTGTAAATAACAATCCATTGTAATCTGAGACACAATATATTTATGTTACTTCAGTACTCACGCTAAAATGGCTGATTTCATCCAAGTTGAATTCTTTCTGCCAATTAGTTCTCagtgaagattaaaaaaaagaagatgaaaaaatcaGCGGTGAGGATACTACCAGAGTTGAGCTTTTTAATCTAAGTGGCTAAAGTCAAGTTGGTTTTTCCActgatcattttctttctttaaatttaaattatcttGATTCTTAAAAGATATACACGTTTATATATTGGACTGGACTCTTGTTTAACCTTTATACCATTACAAGTACTATTTGAATGCTGAAGGTGGAACATTTGCTGTGACATTCATTACTAAGCAGTTGACTGTCCATAGTAGTAGGtaaactaatatactgtatgctgctTTGGTTGtagttaaatgaaaaacattgagCTTTAAAAAGCATGTGAAGTGATGTTCACTATTAAAAGGCACTGTGTACAGTGAAGACTTTTTTCAATCACTGCAGAAAATAATTTAGTTAagtttttgtaatatatattacttttattttaaaatagcttaCAATTTTGGACTGAATATTTTCTTCAACACCTCAAGAATGTGTGTATTCTTCACTCAGAGAAATATGCTTTCGAAAAAGAGCAAAATAGTTGATGTTAGCTGCCATAGAGATGTGCagaggaattttttttctttggcaacCAGCTATTTTTTCAGACATATAATGTAAGCCACAGGCtgctttctgtaaaaaaaaaaatatgagatcTGAGGATTTTATTTCAGTAAACACACTTAACGTTATGAAGGCTTTTCATTATTCTTCATAAATAATCACAAGCCATCTAAAGGGAAAGTTTATTTGACATAAGAAGTCTGTCTTTAAATTAGACATCCTCTAATAACTAGGAAGTACACCAAGTCCCATCACCTTCTTTGACCTATAGGCAGAAGTTtgtggttttatatatatttatttatttaaagtaactTATGAAGTACTGCAGAggggcattttttaaaatgcccAGTTTAAAAACATTGGTtttcaaaattacataaaaacatttgTTCTCTTTCTGATAAGCAAGACTCCACCTTAAACCaactaaagaaaaaagtaaaaatcaaaagctggaAATGTGTGGCCAGGCATCATGAGAAGATGTAAAGATCAAACGGTGTAGTGCTCATCACTGGCATGCTGTGCCCGTCTTTAAAGGTCAGCATCCAGAAGGGTACTTtggaaaatacaaaatgaaatgttCACATGGATCTGCTGGCCTTGTTAGACCTGTGGTCtgttttgtatgtgtttcttAAAGCTGTCCTAGTTCAATGTCATGATAGGGCTTGCACGCAAATGAATGTACACTGTTCTTTTGGaataattaatgtatttaaaacacttaataaaacaaatgtaactaTTTAAATCAACAGTCTGTGCCTTATGTACATTACTTAAGTAATATTTCACATCTGTTGCAGGATGAAACACTATCAGAGTATGGtaactgaaaataagaaaggTGTCTGCTGTCATTTTCCAAACCCAAAGTCAGAGGCAGCTGGAGCCTTTCAGGCAGCAGTAAACATGGGATGTCTGTCCATTTCAGGGAGTGCAAACACCaaaactgcaggttttcattctctttttcttaattagtgacctgtttttgcacctaattagcttcttttgaattcattttaatcgaCTTGCTCTCGAAGAATCAGACCCTTTagttgcttctttttccttaattagctgccaaacagaaatgagatacaaaatgagccaaaa comes from Polypterus senegalus isolate Bchr_013 chromosome 17, ASM1683550v1, whole genome shotgun sequence and encodes:
- the LOC120517187 gene encoding TMF-regulated nuclear protein 1-like: MKGHFPDSSNSEGPGLKSKAPSRRSISLGDFQRLGANSRSDSATAGASTAPSSKLVTPSSSMEFEAARRRLLEVEERQRVILEMESRLQELHDIFVQSEQEVVEHGELVARITGAAQQGELYIAENSQNLKKKLKFKKHRPTIIFASMLGLRTCLPWPMKLK